In Bradyrhizobium sp. G127, one genomic interval encodes:
- a CDS encoding TRAP transporter large permease subunit: MSDPALGLLMLGLIVVVIIMGFPTAFTLMGLGMFFGLFAYHRTGESWADNHIFDLMVQRAYGAMTNDVLISIPLFVLMGYVMERGALVDKMFYSIQLAFRRVPASLAVATLIVCTFWGIASGLVGAVVVLMGVIAFNPMLKAGYDVKLAAGVITAGGTLGILIPPSVMIIVYAAVAGQSVVKLYAAAMFPGFFLAFLYLIYVIGWALLNPKIAPKLPEAETRVPVRPWIAELQQAYSSRMLPALLTAAVSPARAMAITADGMRISYGMLLKNLGYVLVPLVLTVATLWAAWWYVVIHQQPDAPAPSAAISQQLGSASQSAEPAEEKVQELGSATADETRSEPETLQEMGNAELRGQGSSAPAAAGPPQAFYTYFAFTCGLFGLILLYYYWTMGAEQFEVLRLLISSVMPLGILTAVVLAVILLGITTATESAAVGAAGAFLLAFQARTLDWKRTKEAVFLTAKTTSMVCWLFVGSALFSAVFAILGGQALLESWVLSLNLTPVQFMILSQAIIFVLGWPLEWTEIIVIFVPIFLPMLKHFGIDPILWGVLVFVNLQAAFLSPPVAMSAFYLKGVAPAHVTLNQIFGGMMPYMLIVIICMVLMYLWPGLTLWLPNYLYGN; this comes from the coding sequence ATGAGCGATCCCGCACTCGGTCTCCTGATGCTCGGCCTGATCGTGGTCGTCATCATCATGGGTTTCCCCACGGCCTTCACGCTGATGGGGCTGGGCATGTTCTTCGGCCTGTTCGCCTATCACCGCACAGGCGAGTCGTGGGCCGATAACCACATTTTCGACCTGATGGTTCAGCGCGCCTACGGCGCGATGACCAACGACGTCCTGATCTCCATCCCGCTGTTCGTTCTCATGGGTTATGTGATGGAACGCGGCGCGCTGGTGGACAAGATGTTCTACTCGATCCAGCTTGCGTTCCGCCGCGTCCCGGCGTCACTCGCCGTGGCGACGCTGATCGTATGCACGTTCTGGGGCATCGCCTCGGGTCTGGTCGGCGCCGTCGTGGTGCTGATGGGCGTGATCGCGTTCAACCCGATGCTGAAAGCCGGTTACGACGTCAAGCTCGCGGCCGGTGTCATCACCGCCGGTGGCACCCTCGGCATCCTGATTCCGCCTTCGGTCATGATCATCGTCTATGCGGCGGTGGCCGGTCAGTCGGTGGTGAAGCTTTATGCCGCCGCGATGTTCCCCGGCTTCTTTCTGGCATTCCTGTATCTGATCTACGTTATCGGCTGGGCGCTGCTGAATCCGAAGATCGCGCCGAAATTGCCCGAGGCCGAAACCCGCGTGCCGGTGCGGCCGTGGATCGCCGAGTTGCAGCAGGCTTATTCGAGCCGGATGCTGCCCGCGTTGTTGACCGCCGCGGTGTCTCCCGCGCGTGCCATGGCAATCACCGCCGACGGTATGCGCATCAGCTACGGCATGTTGCTCAAGAATCTCGGCTACGTGCTGGTGCCGCTGGTGCTGACGGTGGCGACGTTGTGGGCGGCGTGGTGGTACGTGGTGATTCACCAGCAGCCGGACGCGCCCGCGCCATCGGCGGCGATCTCCCAGCAGCTTGGCTCGGCATCGCAGTCCGCGGAACCTGCGGAAGAAAAGGTGCAGGAACTCGGCAGCGCGACCGCTGACGAAACCAGGAGCGAGCCGGAAACCTTGCAGGAGATGGGCAATGCCGAATTGCGCGGACAAGGCTCGTCCGCGCCTGCGGCCGCCGGGCCTCCGCAGGCGTTCTATACCTACTTCGCCTTCACCTGCGGACTCTTCGGACTGATCCTGCTCTACTATTACTGGACCATGGGCGCGGAGCAGTTCGAAGTCCTGCGGCTGCTGATCTCATCGGTGATGCCGCTCGGTATTCTGACCGCCGTGGTGTTGGCGGTTATCCTGCTCGGCATCACGACAGCCACGGAGTCGGCGGCGGTCGGCGCGGCCGGTGCGTTCCTGCTCGCGTTCCAGGCGCGGACGCTTGACTGGAAGCGCACCAAGGAAGCGGTGTTCCTGACGGCCAAGACCACCTCGATGGTATGCTGGTTGTTCGTCGGCTCGGCGCTGTTCTCGGCGGTGTTCGCGATCCTCGGCGGTCAGGCGCTGCTGGAAAGCTGGGTGCTGTCGCTCAATCTGACTCCGGTCCAGTTCATGATCCTGTCGCAGGCGATCATCTTCGTGCTCGGCTGGCCGCTGGAATGGACCGAGATCATCGTGATCTTCGTGCCGATCTTCCTGCCGATGCTGAAACATTTCGGCATCGATCCGATCCTGTGGGGCGTGCTGGTGTTCGTGAACCTGCAGGCGGCG
- a CDS encoding twin-arginine translocation signal domain-containing protein — protein MTKRHKDTPKDTSKDTSTTRRRFLKVAAAGAATTVAAPAALAQSGPVSMRFQSTWPAKDIFHEYALDYAKKVNDMTGGDLKIEVLPAGAVVPAFQLLEAVSKGTLDGGHGVLAYHYGKSNALALWGSGPAYAMDANMLLAWHKYGGGKQLLEKLYKSIGANVVSFPYGPMPSQPLGWFKKPVQKADDLKGVKFRTVGISIDVFTGMGAAVNALPGGEIVSAMDRGLLDAAEFNNASSDRVLGFPDVSKVCMLQSFHQNAEQFEIMFNKTKYDALPEKMRAILDNAAEAAGQDMAWKAIDRYSKDYEEMQSKDKVKFYKTPDSVLQKQLEIYDEVVTKKSSDPLFKEIVDSQMAFAKRATQWEQDTITNRRMAYNHYFGPNAKKKT, from the coding sequence ATGACGAAACGACACAAAGACACACCTAAAGATACGTCCAAAGATACATCCACGACTCGCCGCCGCTTCCTGAAAGTGGCTGCCGCAGGCGCGGCCACGACGGTCGCCGCCCCCGCCGCTCTCGCGCAGAGCGGTCCGGTCAGCATGCGCTTCCAGAGCACATGGCCGGCGAAGGACATCTTCCACGAATACGCGCTCGACTACGCCAAGAAGGTCAACGACATGACCGGCGGCGACCTCAAGATCGAAGTGCTGCCCGCGGGCGCAGTGGTGCCGGCCTTCCAGTTGCTCGAAGCGGTCTCCAAAGGCACGCTCGACGGCGGCCACGGCGTGCTCGCCTATCACTACGGCAAGAGCAACGCGCTGGCGCTGTGGGGTTCGGGCCCGGCCTACGCAATGGACGCCAACATGCTGCTGGCCTGGCACAAGTATGGCGGCGGCAAGCAGCTTCTGGAGAAGCTTTACAAGTCGATCGGCGCCAACGTCGTCTCGTTCCCGTACGGGCCGATGCCGTCGCAGCCGCTGGGCTGGTTCAAGAAGCCGGTGCAGAAGGCCGACGATCTCAAGGGCGTCAAGTTCCGCACCGTCGGCATCTCGATCGACGTGTTCACCGGCATGGGTGCCGCCGTCAACGCGCTGCCCGGCGGCGAAATCGTCTCGGCTATGGATCGCGGCCTGCTCGACGCGGCGGAATTCAACAATGCCTCATCCGACCGCGTGCTCGGCTTCCCCGACGTGTCCAAGGTTTGCATGTTGCAGAGCTTCCATCAGAACGCCGAGCAGTTCGAGATCATGTTCAACAAGACCAAGTATGACGCGCTGCCGGAGAAGATGCGCGCCATTCTCGACAATGCTGCGGAAGCGGCTGGTCAGGACATGGCCTGGAAGGCGATCGACCGTTATTCCAAGGACTACGAGGAGATGCAGTCCAAGGACAAGGTGAAGTTCTACAAGACGCCGGATTCGGTGCTGCAAAAGCAGCTCGAAATCTACGACGAGGTGGTTACCAAGAAGTCCTCCGACCCGCTGTTCAAGGAGATCGTCGACTCGCAGATGGCGTTCGCCAAGCGCGCGACCCAGTGGGAGCAGGACACGATCACCAACCGGCGCATGGCTTACAACCATTACTTCGGGCCGAACGCCAAGAAGAAGACCTGA
- a CDS encoding tripartite tricarboxylate transporter substrate binding protein, whose translation MRFVAAALAALYLVFHNIPPGQAQEAWPSRNVTIIVPFTAGGTADLFARLLAGHMQQTFGQSFVVENRGGAGGNIGAAAVAKAPNDGYTLLLGTVSTHAINPTLYANLTFDAAKDFQPVSLIARLPNMLVVKNSLPVTSVAELVAYAKSNPDKLNYGSSGVGTSIHLAAELFKIATGTRMTHVPYRSSNEIMQNLTGGHIDLAFDNITLAWPQARAGTVRALGVTSPERSPTAPDVPPIADTLKGFDATSWHGLFAPAGTPRPIVDKMSAEVKRILGMPDTTTKLTDIGAVPSPMTPDQFTAFIAAERSKWAEVVKASGATAN comes from the coding sequence ATGCGTTTTGTTGCCGCCGCGCTCGCGGCGCTCTATCTTGTCTTTCACAATATCCCGCCCGGCCAAGCCCAGGAGGCATGGCCGTCGCGCAACGTTACCATCATCGTGCCGTTCACCGCTGGCGGCACCGCCGACCTGTTTGCACGGCTGCTCGCGGGACATATGCAGCAGACCTTCGGCCAGTCGTTCGTTGTCGAGAATCGCGGTGGCGCGGGCGGCAACATCGGTGCGGCGGCGGTGGCGAAAGCGCCGAACGACGGCTACACCCTGCTGCTTGGCACTGTCTCGACCCATGCCATCAATCCGACGCTATATGCGAACCTGACGTTCGACGCGGCGAAGGACTTCCAGCCGGTCTCGCTGATCGCGCGGCTGCCGAACATGCTGGTGGTGAAGAACTCGCTGCCGGTGACCAGCGTCGCGGAGCTCGTGGCCTATGCCAAGTCCAATCCCGACAAGCTGAACTACGGCTCGTCGGGCGTCGGCACCTCGATCCATCTTGCGGCGGAGCTGTTCAAGATCGCGACCGGCACCAGGATGACCCATGTGCCGTATCGTTCATCCAACGAAATCATGCAGAATCTGACCGGCGGTCACATCGATCTTGCCTTCGACAATATCACGCTGGCGTGGCCGCAGGCGCGGGCCGGCACGGTACGGGCGCTCGGCGTGACCAGCCCGGAACGTTCGCCGACTGCGCCGGACGTGCCGCCGATCGCGGATACGCTGAAGGGTTTTGACGCGACATCCTGGCACGGACTGTTCGCGCCCGCCGGAACGCCGCGCCCTATCGTCGACAAGATGTCTGCGGAAGTGAAACGCATTCTCGGAATGCCGGATACCACCACTAAACTCACCGACATTGGCGCGGTGCCGTCCCCGATGACGCCGGACCAGTTCACGGCGTTCATTGCGGCGGAGCGGTCAAAATGGGCCGAGGTGGTCAAGGCCTCGGGCGCGACGGCGAATTGA
- a CDS encoding GGDEF domain-containing protein has protein sequence MKPAAFFSFPHPNPGIRRELVELLYTSLPQVIAISATSVCGGVALAILSGDAGYALISFLIFVTATVRLTSLYRYKAHAPNLSDRDVVIWERIYGICAAAFSVALGLLSYRALRLGDAPGAWIAFGLSMSYCVGMVSRAAIRPWIVLTAAALLLAPTVVAGLLRPELPYKIGAVMLMLFWITLREASHHLSTAFIDRLEAKHALARQASQDFLTGLPNRAAFLSALLNANGPIAIVAIDLDDFKPVNDRFGHHMGDNLLQQVARRLAECIGNDGLAARFGGDEFMLLRRVESGAAGHEAALALTRQAVMALSMPFLVADLPVRIGASAGILVVEDDPRASEDAVPELLERVDRALYAAKRAGGGRWKWSVEEVAANLEAI, from the coding sequence ATGAAGCCGGCCGCCTTTTTCAGCTTTCCGCATCCAAATCCAGGCATTCGCCGGGAACTGGTCGAACTGCTTTACACGTCGTTGCCGCAGGTCATAGCGATCAGCGCCACGTCGGTTTGCGGCGGGGTGGCGCTCGCCATTCTGAGCGGCGATGCCGGTTACGCCCTCATCTCGTTTCTGATCTTCGTCACCGCGACCGTGAGACTGACCAGCCTCTACCGCTACAAGGCCCATGCGCCCAATCTGTCGGACCGTGACGTTGTGATCTGGGAGCGGATCTACGGCATCTGCGCTGCGGCGTTCTCCGTCGCTCTCGGACTGCTGTCGTATCGCGCACTGAGGCTGGGCGACGCGCCCGGAGCCTGGATCGCGTTCGGACTATCGATGTCATACTGCGTCGGCATGGTGTCGCGCGCGGCGATTCGCCCGTGGATCGTGCTGACGGCTGCGGCTCTGCTGCTGGCTCCGACCGTCGTCGCGGGCCTTCTGCGGCCGGAACTGCCTTACAAGATCGGCGCCGTCATGCTGATGTTGTTCTGGATCACGCTGCGCGAAGCGTCGCACCATCTCAGCACCGCGTTTATCGACCGGCTGGAGGCGAAACATGCGCTGGCGCGTCAGGCCAGCCAGGATTTCCTTACCGGACTGCCGAATCGCGCCGCATTCCTGTCCGCATTGCTCAACGCCAACGGACCCATCGCGATCGTCGCCATCGATCTCGATGATTTCAAACCGGTGAACGACCGCTTCGGTCATCACATGGGCGACAACCTGCTTCAGCAGGTCGCCCGGCGGCTGGCCGAATGCATCGGCAACGACGGCCTTGCAGCCCGCTTTGGCGGCGACGAATTCATGCTGCTAAGGCGCGTCGAGAGCGGAGCAGCCGGACATGAGGCCGCGCTGGCCCTGACCCGGCAGGCAGTGATGGCGCTGTCGATGCCGTTCCTGGTCGCCGATCTGCCGGTGCGGATCGGAGCAAGCGCCGGCATTTTAGTGGTCGAGGACGACCCCCGTGCATCCGAGGATGCCGTACCCGAGTTGCTCGAAAGGGTGGACCGCGCGCTCTATGCCGCGAAACGCGCCGGCGGCGGGCGATGGAAATGGTCGGTCGAGGAAGTTGCCGCCAATCTGGAGGCGATTTGA
- a CDS encoding TRAP transporter small permease subunit — protein MSAQRVLHTIDGISTWTGKAAAWLIIGLMTLVCAEVFKRYILNMPTAWIFDASNMMYGTLFMVAGAYTLAQNGHVRGDFLYSSMKPRRQASLDLVLYIVFFLPGIAALVYAGWEYAVDSWRINEHSNVTADGPPVWQFKFMIPLAGALLLLQGAAEIMRCIICLRTGSWPSRLKDVSEIDVVEEQLANSEYVDEESRKIAIAHAQDIEESARQRGMGGDLLK, from the coding sequence ATGAGCGCGCAGCGTGTTCTGCACACTATTGACGGCATCAGCACGTGGACCGGCAAGGCTGCCGCTTGGCTGATCATCGGGCTAATGACCCTGGTCTGCGCGGAAGTCTTCAAGCGCTACATTCTGAACATGCCGACGGCGTGGATCTTCGACGCCTCGAACATGATGTACGGCACGCTGTTCATGGTCGCAGGCGCTTATACGCTGGCGCAGAACGGTCACGTGCGCGGCGATTTTCTTTACAGTTCGATGAAGCCGCGCCGGCAGGCATCGCTCGATCTGGTGCTCTACATCGTGTTCTTTCTGCCCGGCATCGCCGCGCTGGTTTACGCGGGCTGGGAATATGCCGTCGATTCCTGGCGCATCAACGAGCATTCCAATGTCACCGCCGACGGACCGCCGGTCTGGCAATTCAAATTCATGATTCCGCTGGCCGGCGCATTGCTGCTGCTGCAGGGCGCCGCTGAAATCATGCGCTGCATCATTTGTCTGCGGACCGGCTCGTGGCCGAGCCGCCTGAAGGATGTGTCCGAGATCGACGTGGTCGAGGAGCAACTCGCCAACAGCGAATATGTCGATGAGGAGTCGCGCAAGATCGCCATCGCGCATGCGCAGGACATCGAGGAAAGCGCGCGTCAGCGCGGCATGGGCGGAGACCTGTTGAAATGA
- a CDS encoding cytochrome P450, with amino-acid sequence MSIAEIIDMPAAHAPLIPPRPPLAPDDLSSLGRLALIRRNAIATWGQRAYEDDVVPGRFFGRSSFILNTPDAIRHVLVENYENYTRTPAGIRVLRPILGEGLLLAEGRAWKNQRRTLAPAFAPRAIPLLVPHMLAATDDAITALREQCGQPVDLREAMQRLTLDIAGRTMFSFEIEKHGAALRGFVNDYGDRLAQPRLLDLILPMGWPSPSDLSRALFRRRWTRFMQKLIAERRAKGAVEGDGALHDLFGLMVAARDPETNEAFTDEQLGDQVSTMILAGHETTATALFWSLYLLALDPATQEKLAAEARRARASGSFDTARLTFTRAVLDETMRLYPPAFLIVRAAAGPDTLAGFHVASRDVVLISPWLLHRHEKLWDQPNAFRPSRFLPGAPPPDRFAYLPFGVGPRVCIGAQFALTEATLALAKLIAEFNVELIDRAPVVPVGVVTTQPDRSPRFRISRRDP; translated from the coding sequence ATGAGCATTGCTGAAATCATCGATATGCCTGCCGCGCACGCACCGCTTATTCCGCCGCGGCCACCCCTTGCGCCGGACGATCTGTCCTCGCTTGGCCGTCTCGCTTTGATCCGCAGGAATGCCATCGCAACCTGGGGCCAGCGCGCCTATGAGGACGATGTCGTTCCGGGACGTTTCTTCGGCCGCAGCAGTTTCATCCTGAACACGCCGGATGCGATCCGGCATGTGCTTGTCGAGAACTACGAGAACTACACCCGCACTCCCGCGGGCATCCGGGTGTTGCGGCCGATTCTCGGCGAAGGGCTTCTGCTGGCGGAAGGCCGCGCCTGGAAGAACCAGCGCCGCACGCTGGCGCCGGCCTTCGCGCCGCGCGCGATTCCATTGCTGGTGCCGCACATGCTGGCGGCGACCGATGACGCCATAACGGCGTTGCGCGAACAGTGCGGCCAGCCGGTCGATTTGCGCGAGGCGATGCAGCGCCTCACCCTCGACATCGCGGGTCGCACGATGTTCTCGTTCGAGATCGAGAAGCACGGCGCGGCGCTGCGGGGTTTCGTCAACGACTATGGCGATCGTCTGGCGCAGCCCCGGCTGCTCGATCTGATACTGCCGATGGGCTGGCCGAGCCCGAGCGATCTGTCGCGCGCGCTGTTCCGGCGGCGCTGGACGCGCTTCATGCAGAAGCTGATCGCCGAGCGCCGTGCCAAAGGTGCGGTTGAGGGCGACGGTGCACTGCACGACCTGTTCGGTCTGATGGTGGCGGCGCGCGATCCGGAAACCAACGAAGCCTTCACCGACGAACAGCTCGGCGACCAGGTCTCCACCATGATCCTCGCCGGTCACGAAACCACGGCCACGGCGCTGTTCTGGTCGCTCTACCTGCTAGCGCTCGATCCCGCGACGCAGGAGAAGCTGGCGGCGGAAGCAAGACGCGCGCGAGCGTCGGGATCGTTCGATACCGCGAGGCTGACCTTCACCCGCGCCGTGCTGGACGAGACGATGCGGCTTTATCCGCCCGCGTTCCTGATCGTACGGGCCGCCGCCGGTCCCGATACGTTGGCGGGATTTCATGTCGCCTCCCGGGACGTTGTGCTGATCTCGCCGTGGTTGCTGCATCGCCATGAAAAACTCTGGGATCAGCCGAACGCGTTCAGGCCATCGCGCTTCCTGCCGGGTGCGCCCCCGCCGGACCGCTTCGCCTATCTACCGTTCGGCGTCGGCCCGCGCGTCTGTATCGGCGCGCAGTTCGCGCTCACCGAGGCCACGCTGGCGCTGGCGAAGTTGATCGCCGAATTCAACGTCGAGCTGATCGACCGTGCGCCGGTAGTGCCGGTCGGCGTGGTGACCACCCAACCCGATCGCTCGCCTAGGTTCAGGATTTCACGGCGCGATCCGTGA